Proteins encoded by one window of Marixanthomonas sp. SCSIO 43207:
- a CDS encoding methylated-DNA--[protein]-cysteine S-methyltransferase, whose protein sequence is MKVTYLNSPIGTIEIKGNENGVTSVLFTDEKIPSRIDIVESLPQSLQNARLQLSEYFNGSRKTFDLPLNPQGTTFQKKVWEQLQTIPFGKTTTYQYMANTLGDPKVIRAAASANGKNPISIVIPCHRVIGSDGSLTGYAGGLHRKKWLLQHESPVKQGELF, encoded by the coding sequence GTGAAAGTAACATACCTAAATAGCCCAATAGGAACGATTGAAATAAAAGGAAATGAAAACGGAGTAACATCGGTACTTTTTACAGATGAAAAAATTCCTTCTAGAATTGATATAGTTGAATCTTTGCCGCAATCACTTCAAAACGCACGACTACAACTAAGCGAATATTTTAACGGTTCACGAAAAACGTTTGATCTGCCGCTTAATCCACAAGGAACCACTTTTCAGAAAAAAGTTTGGGAACAATTGCAAACGATACCCTTTGGTAAAACAACCACTTACCAATATATGGCAAATACTTTGGGTGACCCAAAAGTGATTCGTGCAGCAGCTTCAGCAAACGGTAAAAACCCGATTTCTATTGTTATTCCATGTCATCGTGTGATAGGTAGTGACGGCTCTTTAACAGGATACGCCGGCGGATTGCATCGAAAAAAATGGTTGCTACAGCATGAAAGCCCTGTTAAGCAAGGAGAATTATTTTAA
- a CDS encoding CNNM domain-containing protein, which translates to MALLLLYAFVSIFFSFLCSILEAALLSFTPTYIKMKKNEGKSYALTLANFKKDIDKPLIAILTLNTVAHTVGAILVGNQAGKIAIEGGWDISILGINFVGLVSAIMTLLILLVSEIVPKTIGATYWKSLGNFTAKFLKAVIFPLKYTGLLWLLMLTTRLIGKSAHVSTMSREEFIAITDAAEEEGVFEENETTVIKNLLVFKSVKAKDVMTPFPVVTLENENLSLKDFHMQHKNLRFSRIPVYREKTHNITGFVLRDDILEQIVEEHGDMQLMDLKRDIFVVDSDKPIPDLFETFIKQRVHIASVVDEFGNTIGVVTMEDIIETLLGLEIMDESDAIEDMQMQARKNWERRAKRMGIELSDIPKKGDIDRGEEQQNS; encoded by the coding sequence ATGGCATTACTACTTCTTTACGCTTTTGTTTCTATTTTCTTTTCGTTTTTATGCTCCATCCTTGAAGCGGCGTTGCTTAGCTTTACGCCTACCTACATTAAAATGAAAAAGAATGAAGGGAAAAGTTACGCGTTAACTTTAGCCAATTTTAAAAAAGATATTGACAAACCACTTATTGCTATTCTTACTTTAAACACAGTAGCACACACAGTTGGTGCTATATTGGTAGGAAATCAAGCCGGAAAAATCGCTATTGAAGGCGGATGGGATATTTCTATACTAGGGATCAATTTTGTAGGATTGGTTTCTGCAATAATGACCCTATTAATTTTATTGGTTTCTGAAATTGTTCCGAAAACAATTGGTGCAACCTACTGGAAGTCATTAGGGAATTTTACGGCAAAATTTCTGAAAGCAGTTATATTTCCGTTGAAGTACACCGGATTGTTATGGTTATTGATGCTTACTACAAGACTTATTGGTAAATCTGCTCACGTAAGCACTATGAGTAGAGAAGAGTTTATTGCTATTACCGATGCTGCCGAAGAAGAAGGTGTTTTTGAGGAGAATGAAACTACTGTTATCAAAAACTTATTGGTATTTAAGTCTGTAAAAGCCAAAGATGTAATGACACCTTTTCCGGTGGTTACATTGGAGAATGAAAATTTATCATTAAAAGATTTTCATATGCAGCATAAAAACCTGCGTTTTTCACGTATTCCTGTGTATAGAGAAAAGACACATAATATTACGGGGTTTGTTCTTAGAGATGATATATTGGAGCAAATAGTTGAAGAGCATGGAGATATGCAGCTTATGGATTTAAAACGAGATATTTTTGTAGTAGATTCAGATAAGCCCATACCAGATCTATTTGAAACCTTTATCAAACAGCGCGTTCATATAGCATCGGTTGTTGATGAGTTTGGTAACACCATTGGTGTAGTTACTATGGAAGATATTATTGAAACCTTGTTAGGTCTCGAAATTATGGATGAAAGTGACGCCATTGAAGATATGCAAATGCAGGCTAGAAAAAACTGGGAGCGCCGTGCCAAACGTATGGGGATAGAGCTGAGTGATATTCCTAAGAAAGGCGATATTGACCGCGGAGAAGAACAACAAAACTCGTGA
- the hemB gene encoding porphobilinogen synthase: MYPLRRNRRLRSTEAIRNLVRETTLSPNDFLVPLFVVEGKGVKEEIASMPNYYRYSLDLLSKEVKELWSMGLHSVLLFVKVPESLKDNSGTEALNADGLMQRAIKTVKDSVPEMLVMTDVALDPYSIFGHDGIVSEGKILNDDTTAVLAEMALSHAKAGADFVAPSDMMDGRIFEMRTLLEDEGFHDTGIMSYSAKYASAFYGPFRDALDSAPVDKKDIPKNKNSYQMDPANREEAIKETLMDIQEGADIVMVKPGLCYLDIVRDIRNAVEVPVAVYQVSGEYAMLKAAAEKGWLDHDSVMLEQVTAIKRAGAQIIASYFAKDVVKLLS; the protein is encoded by the coding sequence ATGTATCCACTTAGAAGAAACAGACGATTACGATCTACCGAAGCTATAAGAAACTTAGTACGAGAGACTACTCTTTCACCTAATGATTTTCTAGTTCCGCTATTTGTGGTAGAAGGAAAAGGTGTTAAAGAAGAAATTGCTTCTATGCCTAATTATTACAGATACAGCTTAGATTTATTATCAAAAGAAGTGAAAGAATTATGGAGTATGGGCTTACACTCAGTTTTACTTTTTGTGAAAGTTCCTGAAAGCTTAAAGGATAATAGCGGTACAGAAGCTTTAAATGCTGACGGTTTAATGCAACGCGCTATAAAAACGGTTAAAGATTCAGTACCCGAAATGCTTGTAATGACCGATGTTGCCTTAGATCCGTATTCTATTTTTGGTCACGACGGAATAGTTTCAGAAGGAAAAATTTTAAACGATGATACTACAGCTGTCCTTGCTGAAATGGCATTGTCACACGCAAAAGCAGGAGCCGATTTTGTAGCTCCTAGTGATATGATGGATGGCCGTATTTTTGAAATGCGCACCTTACTTGAAGACGAAGGTTTTCACGACACCGGAATTATGAGTTACAGTGCTAAATATGCTTCGGCGTTTTATGGACCGTTTAGAGATGCTTTAGATTCAGCTCCAGTTGATAAAAAAGACATTCCAAAGAATAAAAATAGCTACCAGATGGACCCTGCCAACCGTGAAGAAGCTATTAAAGAAACTTTGATGGATATTCAGGAAGGAGCCGATATTGTTATGGTAAAACCCGGTTTGTGTTATCTAGATATTGTTAGAGATATTAGGAATGCTGTTGAGGTTCCGGTTGCGGTGTATCAAGTAAGCGGTGAATATGCTATGTTAAAAGCTGCAGCAGAAAAAGGATGGTTAGACCACGATTCAGTTATGCTTGAGCAAGTAACAGCAATCAAAAGAGCCGGAGCACAAATTATTGCTAGTTATTTCGCTAAAGATGTGGTTAAATTATTATCCTAA
- a CDS encoding lipopolysaccharide biosynthesis protein, producing MSVFKKLFKQTFIYGLATVLPRALAIVLVPLYVSVLGTNQYGVYASLMAFLILGNVVLSYGMETAFFRFINKHSPLKNQVQSTALTSLTVSTILFLTITLVINDSIASFLEFKPEYITYGLLILALDALAVLPFVWYRANEKPMKYAAIKIFNVCVNLGFNLFFFLVLPHWAKGVEDSFWKAIYFEENKVAYVFIANLIASAITFLVLLPLYIKIGFGFSKDIWKGMIKYAFPVLIAGIAFSINEAFDKILLKYLLPKNIAEAEVGVYAACYKLGVFMTLFATAFRLGIEPFFFNHAQSKNAKQTYATITKYFSIFGSIILLIVIVYIDIFKRILIPKEEYWEALSVVPLILLANLCLGIYHNLSVWYKVTDKTKIGAYISIVGAFITLVLNFLLIPLISYQGSAIATLAAYGSMMLLSYYFGQRNYAVPYDVKRIGAYILLATGFSAVSFYVFDGNLAIGTALLLVFLLLVFFSEKKEIKRILKA from the coding sequence TTGAGCGTCTTTAAAAAACTATTTAAGCAAACTTTTATATATGGGCTCGCTACGGTACTTCCTAGGGCCTTAGCAATTGTTTTGGTGCCATTATATGTGTCAGTTCTCGGGACCAACCAATATGGTGTTTACGCTTCTCTAATGGCGTTTTTAATCCTTGGTAATGTGGTGCTCTCTTATGGGATGGAAACTGCTTTTTTTAGGTTTATTAATAAACATTCACCTTTAAAAAATCAGGTTCAATCTACTGCATTAACATCGCTTACTGTTTCCACGATACTATTTTTAACAATAACCTTGGTTATAAATGATAGTATTGCATCATTTTTAGAATTTAAACCTGAATATATTACATACGGGTTGCTTATTCTGGCTCTTGATGCTCTAGCGGTTTTACCTTTTGTTTGGTATAGGGCTAATGAAAAACCTATGAAATATGCAGCAATCAAGATTTTCAATGTCTGTGTAAACTTAGGATTCAACTTATTTTTCTTTTTAGTGCTTCCGCATTGGGCAAAAGGTGTTGAAGATTCTTTCTGGAAAGCAATATATTTTGAAGAAAATAAAGTAGCCTATGTTTTTATAGCCAATTTAATTGCCAGCGCAATTACATTTTTAGTGTTGCTTCCACTATATATAAAAATAGGGTTTGGTTTCAGTAAAGATATCTGGAAAGGAATGATAAAATATGCCTTCCCGGTATTAATAGCTGGTATTGCTTTTTCTATAAATGAAGCGTTTGATAAAATTTTACTGAAATACTTACTGCCAAAAAATATTGCCGAAGCCGAAGTAGGTGTTTATGCAGCGTGTTATAAACTAGGTGTTTTTATGACGCTTTTTGCTACGGCATTTCGTTTAGGGATTGAACCCTTTTTTTTCAATCACGCACAAAGTAAAAATGCAAAGCAAACTTATGCAACCATAACAAAATACTTTTCCATTTTTGGGAGCATTATTCTATTAATTGTAATTGTTTACATAGATATTTTTAAACGTATCTTAATCCCAAAGGAAGAATATTGGGAAGCACTTTCTGTTGTGCCACTTATTTTGCTAGCCAATTTATGTTTGGGGATTTATCATAATCTTTCAGTTTGGTACAAAGTGACCGATAAAACCAAAATTGGCGCCTATATTTCGATAGTTGGAGCTTTTATAACCCTTGTTCTCAATTTTTTATTAATCCCTTTAATAAGTTACCAAGGCAGTGCAATTGCTACCTTAGCTGCTTATGGAAGCATGATGCTGCTTTCTTATTATTTTGGGCAGCGCAATTATGCCGTTCCTTACGATGTAAAACGAATAGGCGCATACATACTTCTTGCTACAGGATTTTCAGCTGTTTCCTTTTATGTTTTTGATGGTAATTTAGCAATAGGGACTGCGTTATTATTGGTATTTTTGCTGCTAGTTTTCTTTTCAGAAAAGAAAGAAATTAAACGCATTCTGAAAGCTTAA
- the atpG gene encoding ATP synthase F1 subunit gamma, with amino-acid sequence MANLKEIRSRINSVGSTMQITSAMKMVSAAKLKKAQDAITAMRPYADKLTELLQNLSATLDADSGSKFSEQRQVNKVLIVAITSNRGLAGAFNSNIVKEAKRTAASSFADKQVDYLTIGKKANDILKKNQTVILNNNQIFDDLTFDAVSEVAELLMQKFEDGEYDKIVLIYNKFKNAATQIVMNEQFLPILPPKVDEAEAEKATPNYIFEPNKEDIVSELIPKSLKTQLFKAIRDSVASEHGARMTAMHKATDNAKELRDDLKLQYNKARQASITNEILEIVGGAEALAG; translated from the coding sequence ATGGCAAATCTTAAAGAAATACGAAGTAGAATCAACTCTGTTGGGTCAACCATGCAGATCACAAGTGCCATGAAAATGGTGTCTGCTGCAAAGTTGAAAAAAGCACAAGACGCTATTACAGCAATGCGTCCTTATGCAGATAAATTGACCGAGTTGCTTCAAAATTTAAGTGCAACCTTAGATGCTGATAGCGGAAGTAAGTTTTCAGAACAACGCCAAGTAAACAAAGTTTTGATAGTTGCTATTACTTCAAATCGTGGTTTGGCAGGTGCTTTTAACAGTAATATTGTTAAAGAAGCAAAACGCACGGCTGCCTCATCATTTGCCGATAAACAAGTAGATTATCTTACCATTGGTAAAAAAGCAAATGACATCTTAAAAAAGAACCAAACAGTTATTTTAAATAACAATCAAATATTTGATGATCTTACTTTTGATGCTGTTTCTGAAGTTGCTGAACTTTTAATGCAAAAATTTGAAGATGGTGAATACGATAAAATTGTATTGATCTACAACAAGTTTAAAAATGCAGCAACGCAAATTGTTATGAACGAACAATTTTTGCCAATTCTTCCACCAAAAGTTGATGAAGCTGAAGCAGAAAAAGCGACGCCAAATTATATTTTTGAACCAAATAAAGAAGATATTGTTTCAGAATTAATTCCGAAGAGCTTAAAAACACAGTTGTTTAAAGCTATTCGTGATAGTGTTGCTAGTGAGCATGGTGCCCGTATGACCGCAATGCACAAAGCCACCGATAACGCAAAAGAATTAAGAGACGATCTTAAATTACAATACAACAAAGCTAGACAAGCTTCAATCACCAACGAAATTTTAGAAATCGTAGGTGGTGCAGAAGCGCTTGCCGGATAA
- the atpA gene encoding F0F1 ATP synthase subunit alpha codes for MAEVKPAEVSAILKEQLSGFEASASLDEVGTVLTVGDGIASVYGLANAQYGELVEFEDGLEGIVLNLEEDNVGVVLLGPSKEISEGSTVKRTQRIASIKVGEGIVGRVVNTLGQPIDGKGPIEGETYEMPLERKAPGVIYREPVTEPLQTGIKSIDAMIPVGRGQRELVIGDRQTGKSTVCIDTILNQKEFYDAGEPVYCIYVAVGQKASTVANIAQVLEDAGALAYTTIVAANASDPAPMQVYAPFAGAAIGEYFRDTGRPALIIYDDLSKQAVAYREVSLLLRRPPGREAYPGDVFFLHSRLLERSAKVINDDKIASEMNDLPETLKPIVKGGGSLTALPIIETQAGDVSAYIPTNVISITDGQIFLDGDLFNSGVRPAIDVGISVSRVGGNAQIKSMKKVSGTLKLDQAQFRELEAFAKFGSDLDAVTMNVIEKGKRNVEILKQAQNDPFTVEDQIAIIYAGSKNLLRDVPVEKVKEFERDYLELLNAKHRDTLDTLKSGKLTDEATDTLTAVAKDLSAKYKK; via the coding sequence ATGGCAGAAGTAAAACCAGCTGAAGTTTCAGCAATTTTAAAGGAACAACTTTCAGGTTTTGAAGCATCAGCTTCACTTGACGAAGTAGGAACTGTTTTAACCGTAGGTGATGGTATTGCAAGTGTTTACGGACTTGCAAATGCACAGTACGGTGAATTGGTAGAGTTTGAAGACGGTTTAGAAGGAATCGTTTTGAACCTTGAAGAAGATAATGTTGGTGTTGTATTACTAGGACCTTCAAAAGAAATTAGTGAAGGATCTACAGTAAAACGTACACAACGTATCGCATCTATTAAAGTAGGTGAAGGTATTGTTGGTCGTGTAGTAAACACACTAGGTCAACCTATCGATGGAAAAGGACCTATTGAAGGTGAAACTTATGAAATGCCATTAGAGCGTAAAGCACCTGGTGTTATCTATCGTGAGCCGGTAACTGAACCATTACAAACTGGTATTAAGTCTATTGACGCTATGATACCTGTAGGGCGTGGACAACGTGAATTAGTTATTGGTGACCGTCAAACTGGTAAATCAACAGTTTGTATTGATACCATATTAAACCAAAAAGAATTTTATGACGCTGGTGAGCCAGTATATTGTATCTATGTTGCTGTAGGACAAAAAGCATCTACAGTTGCAAACATTGCACAAGTACTAGAAGACGCAGGAGCATTGGCTTATACAACTATTGTTGCTGCAAACGCATCAGACCCTGCGCCAATGCAGGTATATGCTCCTTTCGCTGGAGCAGCAATTGGAGAATACTTCCGTGACACTGGACGCCCTGCTTTAATTATCTATGATGATTTATCAAAACAAGCAGTTGCTTACCGTGAGGTGTCATTACTTCTTCGTCGTCCACCAGGACGTGAAGCATACCCTGGTGATGTATTCTTCTTACACTCAAGATTATTAGAACGTTCAGCAAAAGTTATCAATGATGATAAAATTGCTAGTGAAATGAACGACCTTCCTGAAACTCTAAAGCCTATTGTAAAAGGAGGAGGATCATTAACAGCTTTACCAATTATTGAAACACAAGCGGGTGACGTTTCTGCATATATCCCAACTAACGTAATCTCGATTACAGATGGTCAAATTTTCCTAGATGGTGATTTATTCAACTCAGGTGTTCGTCCTGCAATTGACGTAGGTATTTCGGTATCTCGTGTAGGAGGTAACGCACAGATTAAGTCTATGAAGAAAGTATCTGGTACATTAAAGCTTGACCAAGCACAATTCCGTGAATTGGAAGCATTTGCTAAGTTCGGTTCAGATCTTGATGCTGTAACAATGAACGTAATTGAAAAAGGTAAGCGTAACGTAGAGATCTTAAAACAAGCTCAAAACGATCCGTTTACTGTAGAAGATCAAATTGCAATTATTTATGCAGGGTCAAAAAACTTATTACGTGATGTTCCTGTTGAAAAAGTAAAAGAATTTGAAAGAGATTATCTAGAATTGCTTAACGCAAAACATAGAGATACATTAGACACGCTGAAATCTGGAAAATTAACAGATGAAGCTACTGATACCTTAACGGCTGTAGCAAAAGACCTTTCAGCTAAATATAAAAAGTAA
- the atpH gene encoding ATP synthase F1 subunit delta: MSKRAAIRYAKAVLQKAGENNTENVMFGDMQSVHATLESSEELQSMLQSPVIKVEDKKEALLKIFSNQSDLTKNLIHLLVANQRLALLGDVAESYISLYNNAQGVKIAEVTTAVPLTSELENTVLAKVKELTGSTSVTIKNIVDTAIIGGFILRVGDLQYNASIANKLNRIKREFTLN; encoded by the coding sequence ATGAGCAAAAGAGCAGCTATACGATATGCGAAAGCAGTTTTACAAAAAGCTGGAGAAAACAATACAGAAAATGTAATGTTTGGCGATATGCAATCTGTACATGCTACTTTAGAAAGCAGTGAAGAGCTTCAAAGCATGTTGCAAAGTCCGGTTATAAAAGTTGAAGATAAAAAAGAGGCATTGCTTAAAATTTTTAGTAATCAATCAGACCTTACTAAAAATCTTATACACTTATTGGTAGCCAATCAACGCTTGGCACTATTAGGAGATGTAGCTGAAAGCTATATTAGCTTATACAACAACGCTCAAGGTGTAAAAATAGCAGAAGTAACCACAGCAGTACCACTTACTTCTGAATTAGAAAACACGGTATTAGCAAAAGTTAAAGAGTTAACTGGAAGCACTTCGGTAACTATAAAAAACATTGTAGATACCGCTATTATTGGAGGCTTCATACTGCGCGTAGGAGATCTTCAATATAATGCAAGTATTGCAAACAAATTAAATAGAATTAAAAGAGAGTTTACATTAAATTAA
- a CDS encoding F0F1 ATP synthase subunit B, with product MEKLIEQFSFGLFFWQILIFVGLVLLLRKFAWKPILNAVNDREQGIKDALASAENARKEMENLQADNEKLLQEARNERDSMMKEAREIKAKMISDAKEEAQAEASKMITQAQTAIESEKKAAMAELKSHVAELSVQIAEKVVKQELSTDKKQLELVDTMLADAKLN from the coding sequence ATGGAAAAATTAATTGAACAATTTTCATTTGGACTGTTTTTTTGGCAAATATTAATCTTTGTAGGATTAGTACTTTTACTTAGAAAATTTGCTTGGAAACCCATATTAAACGCAGTTAATGACCGTGAGCAAGGTATTAAAGACGCTTTAGCTTCAGCAGAAAATGCTCGTAAGGAAATGGAAAACCTTCAAGCAGATAACGAAAAGTTATTGCAAGAAGCTCGCAATGAGCGTGACTCAATGATGAAAGAAGCACGTGAAATCAAAGCAAAAATGATTTCAGACGCTAAAGAAGAAGCGCAAGCAGAAGCAAGTAAAATGATCACACAAGCTCAAACTGCAATTGAAAGCGAAAAGAAAGCAGCAATGGCCGAATTAAAAAGCCACGTAGCTGAACTTTCAGTACAAATTGCTGAAAAAGTAGTTAAGCAAGAATTATCTACAGACAAAAAACAATTAGAATTGGTTGACACAATGTTGGCTGATGCAAAATTGAACTAG
- the atpE gene encoding ATP synthase F0 subunit C codes for MEIPTIVGAGLIVIGAGLGIGRIGGQAMEAIARQPEASGKIQTAMLIAAALIEGIGFAALFAA; via the coding sequence ATGGAAATCCCAACAATTGTAGGAGCAGGTTTAATCGTAATCGGAGCTGGTCTTGGTATCGGTAGAATCGGTGGTCAAGCTATGGAAGCGATTGCACGTCAGCCTGAAGCTTCTGGTAAAATTCAAACAGCGATGCTTATTGCAGCGGCGCTTATTGAAGGTATTGGATTTGCTGCATTATTCGCAGCGTAA
- the atpB gene encoding F0F1 ATP synthase subunit A yields MQKPFIVKILFVVVLLAGFTTTYAQDVEENLQTHELTEQEDSDKKSEIQEYINHHLLDSYDFTFFSDEEEGKYYGFPLPVIIFDEGLKVFSSSKFNHGNTVAEVDGNYYKLYHNKIYKTNASGDINYDEEGHATNEKPLDFSITKNVVTMLLVSVLMFFLFRALAKSYKKNKGMPSGVGRFLEPLVLFVRDEIAIPNIGEKKYKKYMSFLLTIFFFIWFLNLLGMTPLGVNVTGNIAVTFGLALLTFLITQFTANKNYWGHIFWMPGVPKLMRIVLAPIELLGVFIKPFSLMIRLYANMTAGHVVLMSIIALMFIFKNWLGSSLSFGLAFGLAILELLVAALQAYIFTMLSALYFGMANEEAH; encoded by the coding sequence ATGCAAAAGCCATTTATAGTTAAGATTTTATTTGTAGTAGTATTATTAGCAGGTTTTACTACAACCTATGCTCAAGACGTTGAAGAGAACCTTCAAACCCATGAACTTACCGAGCAAGAAGACAGCGATAAAAAATCTGAGATACAAGAGTATATTAACCATCACTTGTTAGACTCGTATGATTTTACATTCTTCTCAGATGAAGAAGAAGGTAAGTATTATGGTTTTCCACTGCCGGTAATTATTTTTGATGAAGGATTGAAAGTTTTTTCTTCTTCAAAATTTAATCACGGTAATACAGTTGCTGAGGTAGATGGTAACTATTACAAGTTGTATCATAATAAAATATACAAAACAAACGCTTCTGGAGACATTAATTATGATGAAGAAGGTCACGCTACAAACGAGAAGCCATTAGACTTTTCAATTACCAAGAATGTAGTGACTATGTTGTTGGTTTCAGTATTGATGTTTTTCTTGTTCCGTGCGCTTGCAAAATCATATAAGAAAAATAAAGGAATGCCAAGTGGAGTAGGAAGATTTTTAGAGCCGTTGGTTTTATTTGTAAGAGACGAGATAGCTATACCTAATATTGGAGAAAAGAAATACAAAAAGTATATGAGTTTCTTGTTAACCATTTTCTTCTTTATTTGGTTTTTAAATTTATTAGGAATGACTCCACTAGGGGTAAATGTTACAGGAAACATTGCTGTTACATTTGGATTAGCATTGCTTACATTCTTAATCACTCAATTTACAGCAAACAAAAACTATTGGGGCCACATCTTTTGGATGCCAGGTGTTCCTAAGTTAATGCGTATTGTGCTAGCGCCTATTGAATTATTAGGTGTATTTATCAAGCCTTTTTCATTAATGATTCGTCTATATGCAAACATGACTGCAGGTCACGTAGTATTAATGAGTATCATTGCATTAATGTTTATATTTAAAAACTGGTTAGGAAGTTCACTTTCTTTCGGGTTGGCATTTGGTTTAGCGATATTAGAGTTGTTAGTAGCAGCTTTACAAGCATACATATTTACAATGTTATCGGCGCTATACTTTGGTATGGCAAATGAAGAAGCACACTAA
- a CDS encoding DUF6168 family protein, producing the protein MVQSFKFLAILAGILIAVFFIHLGVLTYLNLPLFENKILLSYIVNFILAGIILFVMQRALNKKSSQAGFIFMAGSGLKFIVFFVVFYPFYNADDNMQTIEFVTFFVPYAVCLALEVGYLSKQLNNQVY; encoded by the coding sequence ATGGTCCAGAGTTTTAAGTTTTTAGCTATTCTTGCAGGAATATTAATAGCAGTATTTTTTATTCATCTTGGTGTTTTAACATACTTAAACCTTCCGCTTTTTGAAAACAAAATATTGTTGTCATATATTGTTAATTTTATTTTGGCAGGAATCATTTTGTTTGTAATGCAACGAGCACTTAATAAAAAATCTTCTCAAGCAGGTTTTATTTTTATGGCCGGAAGTGGTTTAAAATTTATTGTGTTCTTTGTAGTATTCTATCCTTTTTACAATGCAGACGACAATATGCAGACCATTGAATTTGTCACTTTTTTTGTTCCTTATGCGGTCTGTTTGGCTTTAGAAGTGGGCTATCTCTCCAAACAGCTTAATAATCAAGTATATTGA
- a CDS encoding AtpZ/AtpI family protein: protein MGNNNNNLRRWAALSAIAIEMAVIIYLFVRGGQWLDSKYNEGGKLYLILGTLLGVALSLYLVVKQTNRLNK, encoded by the coding sequence GTGGGCAATAATAACAATAATTTAAGACGGTGGGCTGCACTTAGCGCCATAGCTATAGAAATGGCTGTGATTATCTATCTTTTTGTGCGAGGCGGTCAATGGCTTGATTCAAAATATAACGAAGGAGGAAAGCTATACTTAATCCTCGGAACTCTTTTGGGAGTAGCCTTATCTTTATATTTGGTAGTAAAACAAACCAACAGACTTAATAAATAG
- a CDS encoding polymer-forming cytoskeletal protein: protein MFSEKKDKTAHDPSGAQNRINEGTTLQGDIVSKGFFRIDGTINGNVNTPSKVVVGKTGLINGTLTCENADIEGKFEGSLDVTGTLSLKSTAVIEGEVVVGKLAVEPGATFNASCVMKGSQKEAKKDNTPLAKEANNPKPSPYDRQQRAKKATEPLK from the coding sequence ATGTTTTCAGAAAAAAAAGACAAAACAGCACATGACCCCAGCGGTGCTCAAAACCGGATAAACGAAGGAACCACACTGCAAGGTGATATAGTATCTAAAGGTTTTTTCAGAATAGACGGTACAATTAATGGAAACGTCAATACTCCTTCAAAAGTAGTTGTAGGCAAAACAGGTTTAATTAATGGTACGTTAACATGTGAAAATGCAGATATAGAAGGTAAATTTGAAGGGAGTCTAGATGTAACAGGTACATTGTCATTAAAGTCTACTGCTGTTATAGAAGGCGAAGTTGTTGTAGGTAAACTTGCAGTAGAGCCAGGAGCTACTTTTAATGCTTCGTGTGTAATGAAAGGCTCTCAAAAAGAAGCAAAAAAAGACAATACGCCTTTGGCAAAAGAAGCCAACAACCCTAAGCCAAGTCCGTATGATCGACAACAGCGTGCCAAAAAAGCTACAGAACCACTTAAATAG